DNA sequence from the Amycolatopsis sp. Hca4 genome:
CGGCGGTTCGACGTTCCGCTACGCCGCCCCGGCCGGCCGGGACTGGAAGCCGGCCGACCTGCACGGCAAGCGGCTGGCGACGTCTTACCCGCGGCTGGTCCGCGACGACCTCGCCCGCCACGGGGTCGAGGCCGAGGTGATCCGGCTCGACGGCGCGGTGGAGATCTCGATCCAGCTCGGCGTGGCGGACGCGATCGCGGACGTCGTCGAGTCGGGCCGGTCGCTGCGGCAGAACAACTTGGTGGCCTTCGGCGACCCGATCTGCGTGTCGGAAGCCGTGCTGCTGCAGCGGCGGGGCACCGAGGAGAGCAAGGCGAAGACACAGCTGGCCGCGCGCCTGCGCGGGGTCGTGTTCGCGCAGCAGTACATGATGCTGGACTACGACTGCCCGCGGACGCTGGTGGAACGCGCGATCGCGATCACGCCGGGCCTGGAGTCGCCGACGGTCGCCCCGCTGGCCGACGACGACTGGGTGGCCGTGCGCGCCATGGTGTCGCGCAAGAAGGTCAACCTCATCATGGACGAGCTGGCCGAAGTCGGCGCCAAGGCGATCCTCGCCTCGGACATCCGCTCCTGCCGCCTCTGACCCTTCCCTGTCGTGGGTGTTCAGGGCAGCCGGAACTGCCTTGAACACCCATGACGGGGCTCGCTAGCCGGGTGGTGAACCCGCCGGGACCGGCTGCGCGCGCGGCGCCGCCGCGGGGGCGGCTGCGCGCACCGGGGTGGCCAGGTACCGGCGGAGCCGCTGTGTGGGCAGTTCGACGAGGTGCCAGGACAGCAGGCCCACCAGGTACGCCGCCGGGACGGCGAGCAGGATCAGCAGCCACACCTGCCGCACTCCGGCCAGGATGATCAGCTGCTGGACCGGGAAGCCCCAGATGTAGGTGCCGTAGCTGCCGTAGACGTGCGGGCCGAACCGCTCCAGGCGCTTCGGCCAGTGCGTGGCGAGGGTGAGGGCCCCGTAAGCGGCGCTGATCGCGAGGGCGTACCGGCTCGCCGGGGTCTGGCTGAGCGCGAGATAGGCCAGGAACAACGGGATCGCGTACCTCGGCCGGAACGGGATGCGGTCGCGGTGGGTGTGCAGCACCATCCCGATCGCGAACGGCACCAGGAACGACACCGTCGAGCCGAGCGGGATGTAGACCAGCGACCCGCCGCCGCCGTGGTACTCGAACGTCGCCCGGAACACGCTGTCGGCGCCGACCAGGCCGGCGAGCGCGACGACCTGGATCAGCTTCGGCAGGCCGAGGAGCACCAGCACGCCCAGAACCAGGACCACGCCGTAACCGAGCAGTTCCATCGGCAGCGTCCAGATGGCGCCGTTGACCGAGAAGGGGTAGGGGTTGTGGCTGAAGACGCCGGGCAGCTGGTGCTGCATGAAGAACAGCACGATGGTGCCGACCAGGTACCGCCAGGTCTGGACGTGCGTCCAGTAGTCGTGCGCGGGCCACGTCGTGACGAGCGGCCCGATGACGAACACCGTGATCGCGACGACGACCACGAGGGGCGGCATGATCCGCAGCAGCCGCCGCGCGCCGAACCGCCACCACGACGGGTCGCGCGCCCAGCTGTCCTGGATCTGGTACCCGCTCATCGCGAAGAAGCCCATCAGCGCCAGGTAACCCGGCGACATGTGCCACGAAGCCGGGAAGACGGTGAGCCGGTGCGGATCGAGCAGCGGCGCGCTGTGGTCGACGAGTACCAGCACCGCGCCGATCATGCGCAGCCAGGCGAACCCGACGGTGGGATGGGCATGGAGTTTGGCAGGGACCCCCGACATGCGAGCGACGCTAACCCATTCGGATCACCGCCACCCGCCGAACGGGTCAGAAATCGGGGGAAATTTTCTACCGGGGCCGGTTGGGTTTCTTCGGCAGCAGGTCGTAGAGGCCCTTGCGGGCGCCGTTGTCGTTGACGTTGCGGGCCACCGCCACCTCGGAGATGAAGTCCTCGAAGACGAACTCCTCGTCGGCCGGGACCACCGCCGGGGCCGCGTTCTGCGCCAGGTGGCTGTCGAGCGTTTCGGCGATCTCGCGGAAGGACAGCGCTTGCAACGTCTCCGGTGCGTACGTCGTCACCGGGACGCCGTGGGCCGCCGCCTCGTTCATCACCACGCCCAGCGGCAGGTGCGACAGCATCGGGATGCCGAAGTCGTACATCTCCTGCAGCGCCGCGGCCGCGTAGTGCGAGATCGGGCGCCGGTAGAGGCTCGGCACCAGTCCGAACCAGGACAGCGGCTGCCGCCCTACGGTCTGCTCGACGTACCGGACCTGATCGGCCAGCAGCCGCAGCGCGCGGATGCTCGTCTTGTCCGGCTGGACCGGCACCAGGATGCCGTGCGAGGCCGCCAGCGCGTTGTTCGTCAGCACGTCCAGCGCGGGCGGGCAGTCGATGACGCAGTGGTCGTAGTTGGCGAACTGGATGACCCGCGCGAGCTGCCAGCCGGGGACGCGGAACGAGTCGAGCCGCCGGATCAGGTCGAACATCCCCGGTGACGTCGGCACCACGTCGAGCGCGCCGCCCTTGCCGAGGTTGCTGCGCGGGTGCGGCACGACGAGTTCCTCGATCGGGCCCTTCCACGTCTTGGCCAGCGCCTTCGCCAGGCTCGGCTGGTCCGCGGCCACCTCGGACAGCCCGAGCATCTCGGTCGTCGCGTGGCCCTGCGGGTCGAGGTCGACCAGGAGCACCCGGCGGCCCCGCTCGGCCAGTGCGGCCGCGGTGCCGACGCTCAGCGAGGTCTTGCCGACCCCGCCTTTCTGGTTGACCACCGAGGTGATCTGCATGCCGGAGCGCTCCTCAAGTCGGTCGTTCCGCGAAGGTTATTGGATGCGGGCCCGTTGTGGGTGGCTATCCGGCCCCGGCCTGTCGCGGCCGGACCATCAGCGCCTGCGCGCCGGTGGCCACCGGGCCGCCCGCGTCGTGCAGGATGCTCGTCGCGGTGCCGATGCCGTGCTTGCCGACCAGCGTGACCGCGTCGAGGCCGATCCACTCGCCCTCCGGCACCCGGCGCAGGTGAACGGTGAGCTCGGAGTTGATGAACCACCACTTCCGCGGGTCGAGGTAGTTCGACACGCCGTTGCCGGAGTCGGCGACGGCGAACAGCCGCTGCAGGCCGCTCGGCTCCTCGCCGTCGACCAGCGGGACCCGCTGGCGGGCCCACACGGCCGCCGGCCCGGCACGTCCATGCCGCCGCGCACGGCCCGCCACTCCATCGCGTCGAGGTAGCCGGCCTGCCAGCCCTCCGGCCACGGCGACTCGCCGACGCTGTCCGGGCCCGGCAGCAGGGGACCGGCGTCGGTGCCCGCCTCCGCGGTGTCCGACGTCGCGATCCGCCACGCCGACGCCCGCGCCACGACCCGATCGGCGCTCGCGAGCTCCGCCTGCAGCAGCTCGACCGACCGCCCGGGGCGCTCGACCCGGGCCCGGACGGTGAGCTCGGCGACCGGCGCCGGGCCGAGGATTTCCACGGTCACCCGCGCGAGCTCGGCCGGGTGGGCGGTTTCGACGGTTTCGAGGGCCCGGACGAGCAACGCCGACGGCGGGCCGAAGTGCTGGGCGTCCGGGCTCCACGGGCC
Encoded proteins:
- the hisG gene encoding ATP phosphoribosyltransferase; this encodes MLRVAVPNKGALAAAATEMLGEAGYRKRHEQRDLTVLDHVNEVEFFFLRPKDIAIYVGSGELDLGITGRDLALDSGAPVEEIQALGFGGSTFRYAAPAGRDWKPADLHGKRLATSYPRLVRDDLARHGVEAEVIRLDGAVEISIQLGVADAIADVVESGRSLRQNNLVAFGDPICVSEAVLLQRRGTEESKAKTQLAARLRGVVFAQQYMMLDYDCPRTLVERAIAITPGLESPTVAPLADDDWVAVRAMVSRKKVNLIMDELAEVGAKAILASDIRSCRL
- a CDS encoding acyltransferase, whose translation is MSGVPAKLHAHPTVGFAWLRMIGAVLVLVDHSAPLLDPHRLTVFPASWHMSPGYLALMGFFAMSGYQIQDSWARDPSWWRFGARRLLRIMPPLVVVVAITVFVIGPLVTTWPAHDYWTHVQTWRYLVGTIVLFFMQHQLPGVFSHNPYPFSVNGAIWTLPMELLGYGVVLVLGVLVLLGLPKLIQVVALAGLVGADSVFRATFEYHGGGGSLVYIPLGSTVSFLVPFAIGMVLHTHRDRIPFRPRYAIPLFLAYLALSQTPASRYALAISAAYGALTLATHWPKRLERFGPHVYGSYGTYIWGFPVQQLIILAGVRQVWLLILLAVPAAYLVGLLSWHLVELPTQRLRRYLATPVRAAAPAAAPRAQPVPAGSPPG
- a CDS encoding ParA family protein, producing MQITSVVNQKGGVGKTSLSVGTAAALAERGRRVLLVDLDPQGHATTEMLGLSEVAADQPSLAKALAKTWKGPIEELVVPHPRSNLGKGGALDVVPTSPGMFDLIRRLDSFRVPGWQLARVIQFANYDHCVIDCPPALDVLTNNALAASHGILVPVQPDKTSIRALRLLADQVRYVEQTVGRQPLSWFGLVPSLYRRPISHYAAAALQEMYDFGIPMLSHLPLGVVMNEAAAHGVPVTTYAPETLQALSFREIAETLDSHLAQNAAPAVVPADEEFVFEDFISEVAVARNVNDNGARKGLYDLLPKKPNRPR